One genomic segment of Mangifera indica cultivar Alphonso chromosome 6, CATAS_Mindica_2.1, whole genome shotgun sequence includes these proteins:
- the LOC123218667 gene encoding uncharacterized protein LOC123218667, whose translation MEHVIDVKTASPSTTETHSFSSIPLSSPSPQLMEDLTRYRPLYKAILDGNLEWIRDFCEKNPEAVQVRITVNSDTALHIAVGKEANQIVELLLSFMSTVEVALKNNEGNTALSIAAIVGNFQAAKMIISRHPDLAGVGNNSGRIPIIEAAQHGQKKMIKFLQQFTRHIFQFEENEHAFSFLNSLVVAGLYDMALDFVKQYPSLAIKESSDGESLLSALAGKPSAFPSGREPHFWERHLCGFPSCTEGTGETKWTNNVAVKLVKLLCMEITRILDHERSCSILRRPFLLAAELGVCEIVKEIMISFPDAVWFIDGDNHNALQLAVMNRKEKVFNLIYQMSSHKHLLLMSHDNDGNNILHLAGKLAPENQLVLISGAALQMQRELRWFEEVKKIVQPAYRENKNSKGETPAMVFTEEHKMLVKKGEEWMKQAATGCSLATTLIATIVFAAAISVPGGDGENGKPKFFKEKSFTIFDISDALSLLSSIAAMIVFLSILITRYAEDDFHYVLPNRLISGLVLLFISVTSMMVDYGAIVYLVFYDKRAHWILVLLGASVCAPVFLFVYSQLPLLVDLVFYTHGPGIFLK comes from the exons ATGGAGCACGTAATAGACGTTAAAACAGCCTCTCCTTCAACTACAGAGACCCACTCTTTCTCAAGCATACCTCTCTCCTCTCCATCACCGCAGCTTATGG AGGATCTGACAAGGTACCGGCCACTGTATAAAGCCATACTTGATGGCAACCTGGAATGGATAAGGGACTTCTGTGAGAAAAATCCAGAAGCGGTGCAAGTTCGGATCACGGTGAACTCGGACACAGCTCTTCACATAGCTGTTGGGAAAGAGGCGAATCAAATCGTGGAGCTTCTATTGTCTTTCATGTCAACAGTTGAAGTGGCACTGAAAAATAATGAGGGCAACACGGCCCTTTCCATTGCTGCAATTGTTGGCAATTTTCAAGCAGCTAAAATGATAATAAGCAGACATCCTGACTTGGCGGGAGTGGGAAATAACTCTGGCAGGATTCCGATTATTGAGGCTGCTCAACATGGCCAAAAGaagatgattaaatttttacagCAATTCACTCGACATATATTTCAGTTTGAAGAAAATGAGCATGCTTTTTCCTTCTTGAATTCGCTTGTAGTTGCCGGACTTTACG ATATGGCACTAGACTTTGTTAAACAATATCCAAGTTTAGCTATAAAGGAGTCATCTGATGGTGAATCTCTTTTGAGTGCACTAGCAGGAAAGCCTTCTGCATTTCCAAGTGGAAGAGAGCCACATTTTTGGGAACGTCATCTTTGTGGTT TTCCAAGCTGTACAGAAGGGACAGGAGAAACAAAATGGACGAATAACGTAGCCGTTAAACTTGTCAAACTCTTATGCATGGAAATTACAAGAATACTAGACCACGAAAGAAGTTGCTCCATACTGAGACGGCCGTTCCTATTAGCGGCGGAATTAGGGGTCTGCGAAATTGTGAAAGAGATTATGATATCATTTCCTGATGCAGTCTGGTTTATAGATGGTGACAATCATAATGCACTTCAGCTGGCAGTCATGAACAGGAAAGAGAAGGTATTCAATCTTATATATCAAATGAGTAGTCACAAACATTTGTTGTTGATGTCCCATGATAACGATGGGAATAATATCTTGCACTTGGCTGGGAAGTTAGCACCTGAAAATCAGCTCGTTCTCATCTCTGGTGCAGCTTTACAAATGCAGCGTGAATTACGGTGGTTTGAg GAAGTGAAGAAAATTGTTCAGCCTGCCTACAGAGAGAATAAAAACTCTAAAGGAGAAACACCAGCAATGGTATTTACTGAGGAACACAAGATGCTTGTAAAGAAAGGTGAGGAATGGATGAAACAAGCAGCCACTGGATGCTCATTAGCAACAACACTCATTGCCACAATAGTATTTGCCGCAGCAATCAGTGTACCTGGTGGCGATGGAGAAAATGGAAAACCAAAGTTTTTCAAAGAGAAAAGCTTCACGATATTTGACATCTCGGATGCACTCTCTTTGCTCTCATCTATTGCTGCCATGATAGTGTTCTTGTCCATCCTCATTACTCGCTATGCAGAAGATGATTTTCATTATGTCCTGCCCAACAGGTTGATATCAGGTCTTGTTTTGCTGTTTATCTCTGTAACGTCAATGATGGTTGACTATGGTGCCATTGTTTATCTGGTGTTTTATGACAAGAGGGCTCACTGGATACTTGTTTTACTCGGTGCATCAGTTTGTGCACCTGTGTTTTTGTTTGTGTATTCTCAACTTCCCCTCCTGGTAGATTTGGTCTTTTATACACATGGCCCTGGAATTTTCCTCAAGTGA